The proteins below are encoded in one region of Thermococcus peptonophilus:
- a CDS encoding CGP-CTERM sorting domain-containing protein has translation MRKFGFLMVFLVLFGLLAGAVSAGEDYKEVQKSEYIVGWDGSANVTLQTIFYSPEDMVNATKKSILEMGIENATKMFVAQKVQALAGLGLTLENATGEIIGYNTTGPLTTVVRGRLVNFARYYSYDGVWEITLDALRISDLVRINPAAVNGSIYLENYFTITLPEGAVIKNLTRGFDVESNGSYIKLETESSGRVINVHSVIYLKEGISQDSLKVLYSKLQPVVIAYTGKEGSENYTTWNMVIRNNITVRENETILDTVEEYIEPADYVNYLKVQFISGGVQNAEQSLYQRYFQQFQAEGIQVIGGNVRILNLNSTGPLVVKYHWVLQGLVKRANDSYVYVYNPKLELGTLDFPYRLNAEVNETKITRIILPEGYHFTSIPSDISVSSKAGSVTMKIENVSEREVVITSNVLLRYGVPAEDYKDLMAKVPDKVEFRYVNDVEAGSKSTCGPAFLVGLAVVPLLLRRRK, from the coding sequence ATGAGAAAGTTTGGATTTTTGATGGTTTTCCTTGTCCTCTTCGGACTTCTCGCGGGTGCGGTCTCCGCAGGGGAGGACTACAAAGAGGTTCAGAAGAGCGAATACATTGTTGGATGGGACGGCAGTGCGAACGTGACCCTCCAGACTATCTTCTACAGCCCAGAGGACATGGTGAACGCGACCAAGAAGAGCATACTTGAAATGGGTATCGAGAACGCAACGAAAATGTTCGTTGCCCAGAAAGTCCAGGCACTGGCAGGCCTCGGGCTTACCCTGGAGAACGCCACCGGTGAGATAATCGGCTACAACACCACAGGGCCGCTCACGACCGTTGTAAGGGGCAGACTGGTGAACTTTGCGAGGTACTACTCCTACGACGGTGTTTGGGAAATAACACTCGATGCGCTTAGGATTTCTGACCTGGTTAGAATAAACCCTGCCGCAGTTAACGGCTCAATCTACCTTGAGAACTACTTTACGATAACCCTCCCCGAAGGGGCCGTCATTAAAAACCTCACCAGAGGATTTGACGTTGAATCAAACGGGAGCTACATAAAGCTGGAGACTGAGAGCTCTGGCAGGGTTATCAACGTTCACTCCGTCATCTATCTGAAGGAAGGTATCTCCCAGGACAGCCTCAAGGTTCTCTACTCAAAGCTTCAGCCAGTTGTGATAGCCTATACCGGAAAGGAGGGGAGCGAAAACTACACCACCTGGAACATGGTAATCAGGAACAACATCACCGTCAGGGAAAACGAGACGATCCTCGATACTGTCGAGGAGTACATAGAGCCCGCGGACTACGTGAACTACCTGAAGGTTCAGTTCATCAGTGGGGGAGTCCAGAACGCGGAGCAGTCCCTCTACCAGAGGTACTTCCAGCAGTTCCAGGCTGAGGGAATACAGGTCATAGGTGGGAACGTTAGAATCCTCAACCTCAACTCAACCGGCCCCCTTGTCGTTAAGTACCACTGGGTTCTCCAGGGTCTTGTAAAGAGGGCCAACGACAGCTACGTCTATGTTTACAACCCGAAACTTGAACTCGGAACCCTCGACTTCCCATACAGGTTGAACGCCGAAGTCAACGAGACGAAGATAACCAGAATAATCCTACCCGAGGGCTATCACTTCACTTCCATTCCCAGCGACATCTCTGTGAGCTCCAAGGCTGGATCGGTCACAATGAAAATAGAGAACGTTAGCGAGAGGGAAGTTGTGATAACCAGCAACGTCCTCCTCCGCTACGGCGTTCCGGCCGAGGACTACAAAGACCTAATGGCGAAGGTGCCCGATAAGGTCGAGTTCAGGTATGTAAACGACGTTGAAGCGGGCTCAAAGAGCACCTGTGGTCCAGCTTTCCTCGTCGGCCTTGCCGTCGTGCCGCTCCTCCTCAGAAGGAGGAAGTGA
- the cas4 gene encoding CRISPR-associated protein Cas4 translates to MEERVRITGVMVQYYFACRRELWFFSRGLNFDFDNDDMLIGRMIHGDAYERDWREVLLEGAKLDVVRKRDGLQVIEVKKSSKLEEPARWQLKYYLYLLRKAGMKAKGLVSYPREGTAEEVELTEDDVETLENAFRGIEKVISLESPPRAERKPYCKRCAYRDFCWV, encoded by the coding sequence ATGGAGGAACGCGTTAGGATAACAGGAGTTATGGTGCAGTACTACTTCGCCTGCAGGAGGGAGCTGTGGTTCTTCTCGCGTGGGCTCAACTTTGACTTCGACAACGACGACATGCTTATAGGTAGGATGATCCACGGCGATGCCTACGAGCGGGACTGGAGGGAGGTTCTCCTTGAGGGGGCGAAGCTCGACGTCGTGAGGAAGAGAGATGGCCTCCAGGTGATCGAGGTGAAGAAGAGCTCAAAGCTCGAGGAACCTGCGAGATGGCAGCTGAAATACTACCTCTACCTCCTCCGGAAGGCCGGGATGAAGGCCAAGGGGCTCGTTTCCTATCCGAGGGAGGGCACTGCCGAAGAGGTCGAGCTGACCGAGGATGACGTTGAAACCCTTGAGAACGCTTTTAGGGGAATCGAAAAGGTTATTTCCCTTGAGAGCCCACCTAGAGCCGAAAGAAAGCCTTACTGTAAAAGATGTGCCTATAGAGACTTCTGCTGGGTGTGA
- the cas2 gene encoding CRISPR-associated endonuclease Cas2 gives MYVIVVYDVDVKRVSKVHRFLRTHLHWRQNSVFEGEVTRAQLYEIKRTLEDLIEDNDSVLIYELPGSNFTLHVIGTDKSPVGEII, from the coding sequence ATGTACGTCATAGTTGTCTATGATGTTGACGTTAAGCGTGTCTCGAAAGTTCACCGCTTCCTCAGGACTCACCTCCACTGGCGCCAGAACAGCGTCTTCGAGGGCGAAGTGACGAGGGCACAGCTTTACGAGATAAAGAGAACGCTTGAGGACCTCATTGAGGATAACGACTCCGTTCTAATCTACGAGCTCCCAGGTTCAAACTTCACGCTCCACGTAATTGGAACCGACAAAAGCCCCGTGGGGGAGATAATCTGA
- a CDS encoding CRISPR-associated helicase/endonuclease Cas3: MEWEELVELMKKKKAKPDKSLYEHSKGAEGIAKVLLSKVPHDPSLEPCLLRHVFLHDLGKLDDRFQAKLEGNVKRAPPHAYLGVELASAFLACNEPFRSIALASILSHHSDLHQGLYEREIDRGEKLIVDGKVLSNPSDFVWELREAVLGGDLEDYGLDPVNVRALYTLFNGLLRVSDWLESAGMKAETYHLSGDWAREKTLEYLEKRGFEPRDYQLAVLGKGGGYFRLPTGDGKTETSLLATPDEAVKLVYSLPTITTTEAMRRRFEAVFGEKVSFAHSLLFLSLYYRGALDERLLHRYAMKPVFVSTVDQVLLAFLNYPRYPVREFALRGAHWIIDEIHAYSPYTLSLILDGIEYARRHLGAEVTVMSATLPSPLAEELEKRGLKPLIPFKKVEERYSSRKRVDVEVRDEPLLNAVDEIAGERGKVLVVANTVTRARELYTELKGKREDVYLFHSRFTNEDKRKKMELVESIESGILVATQVVEVSLDIDYDVLYTEVAPLDALVQRFGRVNRRGLKKGKALIFEPEGEKTHLPYDKKSFEASVNLLGELEGIGSELYLLRLNDRFYEEIWSGFERAISQHWLMRKTLKTLSRWKGSEDWLSTRDTFISLPAVPRPFLDTALEYASNWEELSDEERLRATIFVIEKTVNVPIWVLNEAKFSSEDLYERFGVFGIEMDYNSDVGIVEKKRKAMVF, encoded by the coding sequence ATGGAGTGGGAAGAGCTGGTCGAGCTTATGAAGAAAAAGAAAGCGAAGCCCGATAAGAGCCTCTACGAGCACTCCAAGGGGGCGGAAGGGATAGCGAAGGTGCTGCTCTCGAAGGTGCCGCACGATCCATCCCTCGAACCCTGCCTCCTGCGGCACGTCTTCCTCCACGACCTCGGCAAGCTCGACGACAGGTTCCAGGCAAAGCTTGAAGGAAATGTGAAAAGGGCTCCACCGCACGCTTACCTTGGAGTAGAGCTTGCCTCTGCCTTCCTGGCGTGCAATGAACCCTTCAGGAGCATTGCCCTCGCTTCAATCCTGTCACACCATTCCGATCTCCACCAGGGCCTCTACGAGCGGGAGATTGATAGGGGAGAGAAGCTGATAGTTGATGGAAAAGTACTATCCAACCCATCCGACTTCGTCTGGGAGCTCAGAGAGGCCGTCCTTGGGGGAGACCTTGAGGACTACGGCCTCGATCCGGTCAACGTCCGCGCGCTCTACACCCTCTTCAACGGCCTTCTCCGTGTTTCGGACTGGCTTGAGAGCGCGGGAATGAAAGCAGAAACCTACCATCTCTCCGGAGACTGGGCAAGAGAGAAGACTCTCGAGTACCTGGAGAAAAGGGGCTTTGAGCCGAGGGACTATCAGCTGGCCGTCCTCGGAAAGGGAGGGGGATACTTTAGACTGCCTACAGGTGACGGAAAGACGGAAACGAGCCTTTTGGCGACCCCTGACGAGGCGGTTAAGCTCGTCTACTCCCTCCCCACCATAACCACCACGGAAGCCATGAGAAGGCGCTTTGAAGCGGTGTTTGGGGAGAAAGTTTCCTTTGCCCACAGCCTTCTGTTCCTAAGCCTTTACTACAGGGGAGCGCTCGACGAGAGGCTCCTCCACCGCTATGCTATGAAACCGGTCTTCGTCTCGACGGTGGACCAGGTTCTCCTCGCTTTCCTCAACTACCCGCGTTATCCTGTGAGGGAGTTCGCCCTGAGGGGTGCACATTGGATAATAGACGAGATACACGCCTACAGCCCCTATACTCTCTCCCTCATTCTGGACGGAATTGAGTACGCGAGGAGACACCTCGGGGCGGAAGTAACGGTCATGTCGGCTACCCTGCCCTCTCCCCTCGCGGAGGAGCTTGAGAAGAGGGGCCTGAAACCACTGATTCCGTTCAAAAAGGTGGAGGAGAGGTATTCTTCAAGGAAGAGGGTTGATGTGGAAGTGAGGGACGAACCCCTGCTCAACGCGGTGGACGAGATTGCCGGGGAGAGGGGAAAAGTGCTCGTGGTTGCGAACACCGTAACGAGGGCGAGAGAGCTCTACACGGAGCTGAAGGGGAAGAGGGAGGACGTTTACCTCTTCCACTCCCGCTTCACCAACGAGGACAAGAGGAAAAAGATGGAGCTCGTTGAGAGTATCGAGAGCGGTATCCTCGTGGCGACCCAGGTGGTTGAAGTTTCGCTCGACATAGACTATGACGTCCTCTATACTGAGGTCGCCCCACTCGATGCCCTTGTGCAGAGATTCGGGAGGGTGAACAGGAGGGGGCTGAAGAAGGGAAAAGCACTTATATTCGAGCCTGAGGGGGAGAAAACCCACCTCCCCTACGACAAAAAGAGCTTCGAGGCGAGCGTTAATCTGCTCGGTGAGCTTGAAGGGATTGGAAGCGAGCTCTACCTTCTCAGACTTAACGACAGATTCTACGAGGAGATCTGGAGCGGATTTGAGAGGGCCATAAGTCAACACTGGTTGATGAGGAAAACCCTGAAAACGCTGTCTAGGTGGAAGGGGAGCGAGGACTGGCTGTCAACAAGGGACACCTTCATTAGCCTGCCTGCCGTTCCAAGACCGTTCTTGGACACCGCCCTTGAGTACGCCTCGAACTGGGAAGAGCTGAGCGACGAGGAGAGGCTGAGGGCTACGATATTCGTCATCGAAAAGACGGTGAACGTTCCGATATGGGTGCTGAACGAGGCGAAGTTCTCCAGCGAAGACCTCTACGAGCGCTTCGGTGTCTTCGGCATCGAGATGGACTACAACAGCGATGTTGGGATAGTGGAGAAAAAGAGGAAAGCCATGGTCTTCTGA
- a CDS encoding alanyl-tRNA editing protein, with the protein MIMATRKLYYEDAYLKEAKAKVLEIRDNALLLDQTVFYPTGGGQPHDRGTINGVEVLDVYKDEEGNVWHVVAEPEKFKIGDEVELKIDWDYRYKLMRIHSAMHLLDHVLNEVLGRGNWRLYGSGMSAEKGRYDIEYPENVNQYKEKIIELFNRYVDEGGEMKIWWEGETRYTQIRDFEPIPCGGTHVRDIKEIGHLKKLKRSSLGRGKQRLEIWLED; encoded by the coding sequence ATGATAATGGCCACGAGGAAGCTCTACTACGAGGACGCCTATTTGAAGGAGGCCAAAGCGAAGGTTCTGGAAATAAGGGACAACGCCCTCCTTCTCGACCAGACGGTATTCTACCCGACCGGGGGCGGCCAGCCCCACGACAGGGGGACTATAAACGGCGTTGAAGTTCTGGATGTTTACAAGGACGAGGAAGGCAACGTCTGGCACGTTGTCGCTGAGCCTGAGAAGTTCAAGATTGGAGATGAAGTTGAGCTGAAGATAGACTGGGACTACCGCTACAAGCTGATGAGGATACACAGCGCGATGCACCTTCTCGACCACGTCCTCAACGAAGTCCTTGGAAGGGGCAACTGGAGGCTCTACGGGAGCGGGATGAGCGCCGAGAAGGGCAGGTATGACATAGAGTACCCCGAGAACGTCAACCAGTACAAGGAGAAGATAATAGAGCTCTTCAACCGCTATGTCGATGAGGGCGGCGAGATGAAGATATGGTGGGAAGGTGAAACGCGCTATACCCAGATAAGGGACTTTGAGCCAATTCCCTGCGGCGGAACGCACGTGAGGGACATAAAGGAGATAGGCCACCTCAAGAAGCTCAAGCGCTCCAGTCTCGGAAGGGGCAAGCAGAGGCTTGAGATATGGCTTGAGGACTGA
- a CDS encoding endonuclease/exonuclease/phosphatase family protein, whose product MAVLRVCTLNLHGKQENDDIRFSRIADLLSELEPDLCALQEVVVDGERTTAGRLAELLEERTGEEYYPYFVETHLFYEKYPEGVAVLSRHPFRSTWAADLNDIPIPPLLPRKAAIVEVDVEGNSLIFASVHLDHHENPLVRKFQAEKLLEALDKLSPKDAAVLLAGDFNDTEDSPVVGLLQERGFVDAYRVINDDPGFTFPAEGPKMRIDYVFVKDLEVLSVKRILMDKGLSDHFGVYLEFEVKR is encoded by the coding sequence TTGGCGGTTTTAAGAGTCTGCACCCTCAACCTACACGGGAAGCAGGAGAACGACGATATTAGATTTTCTCGCATAGCTGACCTTCTCTCTGAGCTCGAACCAGACCTCTGCGCCCTCCAAGAAGTAGTAGTGGATGGCGAGAGAACAACGGCGGGGAGGCTCGCGGAACTGCTCGAAGAAAGAACTGGGGAAGAATACTATCCCTACTTCGTCGAGACGCACCTCTTTTATGAGAAGTACCCTGAAGGAGTGGCCGTCCTCTCAAGGCACCCGTTCAGAAGTACGTGGGCGGCGGACTTGAACGATATCCCAATTCCCCCGCTCCTCCCGAGGAAGGCCGCGATCGTGGAAGTTGATGTGGAAGGAAATTCGCTTATCTTCGCCTCCGTTCACCTCGACCACCACGAGAACCCTTTGGTGAGGAAGTTCCAGGCCGAGAAGCTGCTTGAGGCTCTGGACAAGTTATCTCCAAAGGATGCCGCCGTGCTCCTAGCCGGAGACTTCAACGACACCGAAGACTCCCCTGTGGTTGGGCTCCTGCAGGAACGTGGTTTTGTGGATGCCTACCGAGTCATTAACGATGATCCAGGATTCACATTCCCTGCGGAAGGCCCGAAGATGAGGATAGACTATGTCTTCGTAAAGGACCTAGAAGTGCTCTCTGTGAAGAGAATCCTGATGGATAAAGGGCTTAGCGACCACTTTGGGGTTTATTTGGAATTCGAAGTGAAAAGATAA